A single Vulcanisaeta distributa DSM 14429 DNA region contains:
- a CDS encoding 3-isopropylmalate dehydratase small subunit: protein MPWNVGSSEFVVEGPVIKVGDNIDTDVIIPARYLVYTDPSILAKHAMEPLIPNFFEKANKGVILVAGRGFGMGSSREQAAIALKAAGVKAVLAESFARIFYRNAINNGLPVLVVPGVSREVNDGDFVRVNVGTGEVIINNGQKILRARPITGMALEILMSGGLLEYIKSRYKP, encoded by the coding sequence ATGCCATGGAATGTGGGGTCTAGCGAGTTCGTTGTGGAGGGTCCCGTGATAAAGGTTGGTGATAATATAGACACTGACGTGATAATACCAGCCAGGTACCTTGTTTATACGGACCCATCAATACTCGCCAAGCATGCCATGGAGCCCTTAATACCGAACTTCTTCGAGAAGGCTAACAAAGGCGTGATCCTGGTTGCAGGTAGGGGCTTTGGCATGGGCTCAAGCCGTGAACAGGCGGCCATAGCCCTAAAGGCGGCTGGCGTTAAGGCTGTATTGGCCGAGTCCTTTGCCAGGATATTCTATAGGAATGCAATTAACAATGGCCTACCAGTGCTGGTGGTGCCTGGGGTTAGTAGGGAGGTAAATGATGGTGACTTCGTGAGGGTTAATGTGGGCACAGGAGAGGTTATTATTAACAATGGTCAGAAGATCCTAAGGGCCAGGCCAATAACGGGCATGGCCCTTGAGATATTAATGAGCGGCGGCCTACTCGAGTATATAAAATCACGGTATAAACCATAA
- the cimA gene encoding citramalate synthase, whose protein sequence is MRVEVLDTTLRDGAQMTGVSFTLNDKVRIALMLDDLGVDYIEGGWPGSNPKDAEFFKAMRNYSLSHAKLAAFGMTRRKGVSAKDDLNLAAILDSGVEVAVLVGKSWILHVREVLRVSPEDNLDMVYDSIRYLKDHGLRVIFDAEHFYQGFREDPDYALRVVKTAEEAGADTVVLADTNGAMLPHEVYEITGKVVKELRVTVGVHMHNDSGCAVANTIMGVLAGARHVQGTINGLGERTGNADLTQVIPNLMLKLGFKVLRGIDDLRKLKVISRFVYEAAGLNPNPYQPYVGDYAFSHKAGLHVDGVSKVTKAYEHIDPELIGNTRRFVVSELAGSSNILVYLKDLGFNISKEDPRLRRALERIKDLENRGYSFDLAPASAILIALREMGLYNDMLRVEYWKVVSDDDMHVAIVKVNGELGVAEGVGPVHAIDKALRSVASKLFPELNNVKLTDYRVIIPGEVKGTESVVRVLMEFDDGRTRWRTVGVSTSIIKASVEALSDGLNYILMIRNHNTTKVNNTTY, encoded by the coding sequence GTGAGGGTTGAGGTACTGGACACGACACTTAGGGATGGAGCCCAAATGACTGGTGTTTCGTTCACGCTTAATGACAAGGTTAGGATTGCCCTGATGCTCGATGACCTCGGCGTTGATTACATAGAGGGTGGTTGGCCTGGCAGTAATCCTAAGGATGCCGAGTTCTTTAAGGCGATGAGGAATTACTCACTAAGTCACGCTAAGCTTGCGGCCTTTGGTATGACTAGGAGGAAGGGCGTCAGTGCTAAGGATGACCTTAACCTGGCTGCTATACTGGATTCAGGCGTTGAGGTAGCGGTCCTGGTTGGTAAGTCCTGGATACTCCACGTTAGGGAGGTGCTTAGGGTTAGTCCTGAGGATAACCTGGACATGGTCTACGATAGTATTCGTTACCTTAAGGACCATGGATTGAGGGTAATCTTCGATGCTGAACATTTCTATCAGGGATTTAGGGAGGACCCGGACTACGCGCTTAGGGTTGTTAAGACTGCCGAGGAGGCTGGGGCGGATACCGTGGTCCTTGCGGACACAAACGGTGCCATGCTACCCCACGAAGTTTACGAAATAACGGGTAAGGTTGTGAAGGAGTTAAGGGTTACGGTTGGCGTTCACATGCATAATGACTCTGGCTGCGCAGTGGCTAACACTATAATGGGTGTATTGGCTGGTGCGCGTCATGTGCAGGGAACCATTAATGGGCTTGGTGAGAGGACGGGCAATGCCGATTTAACCCAGGTAATACCAAACCTAATGCTTAAACTAGGCTTTAAAGTGCTTAGGGGTATTGATGACCTCAGGAAGTTAAAGGTGATATCCAGGTTCGTCTATGAGGCGGCGGGTTTAAACCCAAACCCGTACCAGCCATACGTGGGTGATTACGCCTTCTCCCATAAGGCAGGTTTGCACGTTGATGGTGTTTCCAAGGTAACTAAGGCTTATGAGCACATAGACCCCGAGCTCATTGGTAATACGAGGAGGTTCGTGGTTTCCGAGCTCGCCGGCTCATCAAACATACTCGTATACCTTAAGGACCTAGGCTTTAACATAAGTAAGGAGGACCCGAGGTTAAGGCGTGCCCTTGAGAGGATAAAGGACCTTGAGAATAGGGGGTATAGCTTCGATTTAGCCCCTGCTTCAGCAATACTCATAGCCCTTAGGGAGATGGGGCTCTATAACGATATGTTGAGGGTTGAGTATTGGAAGGTCGTTAGTGATGATGACATGCACGTGGCCATAGTAAAAGTTAATGGAGAGCTTGGCGTCGCCGAGGGTGTTGGGCCTGTTCACGCAATTGATAAGGCGTTGAGGAGCGTCGCCTCCAAGTTATTCCCTGAACTCAATAATGTAAAGCTCACTGACTATAGGGTTATAATCCCTGGTGAGGTTAAGGGTACGGAGAGTGTAGTGAGGGTTCTCATGGAATTTGATGATGGAAGGACTAGGTGGAGGACTGTGGGTGTATCAACAAGTATAATCAAGGCAAGCGTTGAGGCGTTGAGTGATGGACTTAATTACATACTAATGATCCGTAATCACAATACCACGAAGGTAAATAATACAACGTATTAA